The following coding sequences are from one Manis pentadactyla isolate mManPen7 chromosome 13, mManPen7.hap1, whole genome shotgun sequence window:
- the C13H11orf87 gene encoding uncharacterized protein C11orf87 homolog isoform X2: MSARAPKELRLALPPCLLNRTFASPTAGGSGNVSARGPGAGGGGGGGTCITQVGQQLFQSFSSTLVLIVLVTLIFCLIVLSLSTFHIHKRRMKKRKMQRAQEEYERDHCSGNRGGGALPPAGGQAPAHAKETRLERQPRDLALRAPSGAGASSPPPGLLCQGPCAPPPPPPAPGPRGARAASSCLDQAGEGLLQTVVLS; encoded by the coding sequence ATGAGTGCCAGGGCGCCCAAGGAGCTGAGGCTGGCTCTGCCGCCGTGTCTCCTCAACCGGACCTTTGCTTCCCCCACCGCCGGCGGCAGCGGCAACGTGAGCGCCCGTGGCCCGGGcgcaggcggcggcggcggcggcggcacctGCATCACGCAGGTGGGACAGCAGCTCTTCCAGTCCTTCTCCTCCACGCTGGTGCTGATCGTCCTGGTCACCCTCATTTTCTGCCTCATCGTGCTGTCCCTCTCCACCTTCCACATCCACAAGCGTAGGATGAAGAAGCGGAAGATGCAGCGGGCTCAGGAGGAGTACGAGCGGGATCACTGCAGCGGCAACCGGGGCGGCGGGGCGCTGCCCCCAGCCGGCGGCCAGGCTCCAGCCCACGCGAAAGAGACCCGTCTGGAGAGGCAGCCCCGGGACTTGGCCCTCCGGGCCCCGTCCGGCGCCGGCGCCTCCTCTCCGCCCCCTGGCCTCCTGTGCCAGGGCCCCTGtgctcctccacctcctccacctGCCCCCGGTCCACGAGGAGCACGCGCAGCCTCCTCCTGTTTGGACCAAGCTGGCGAGGGCCTCTTGCAGACGGTGGTACTGTCCTGA
- the C13H11orf87 gene encoding uncharacterized protein C11orf87 homolog isoform X1, with amino-acid sequence MGPKRADGGQGGAGSGEGREGGLRTGSPRGGPGLVPGQRKRARGHAFDAGPERISGAPLALWPACFPAVAPSVLRWRAHPLPPQGGVLGGVGPVLLARGNGAPKRVSLVDSNPTSPAPMSARAPKELRLALPPCLLNRTFASPTAGGSGNVSARGPGAGGGGGGGTCITQVGQQLFQSFSSTLVLIVLVTLIFCLIVLSLSTFHIHKRRMKKRKMQRAQEEYERDHCSGNRGGGALPPAGGQAPAHAKETRLERQPRDLALRAPSGAGASSPPPGLLCQGPCAPPPPPPAPGPRGARAASSCLDQAGEGLLQTVVLS; translated from the exons ATGGGACCGAAGAGAGCTGACGGCGGCCAAGGAGGGGCTGGATctggagagggaagggaaggaggactgcGCACCGGGAGCCCGCGCGGCGGCCCGGG CCTGGTGCCCGGGCAAAGGAAGAGGGCTCGCGGACACGCGTTCGACGCGGGGCCGGAGAGGATCTCCGGGGCACCTCTGGCTCTCTGGCCGGCTTGCTTCCCCGCAGTCGCTCCCTCGGTCCTTCGCTGGCGCGCGCATCCCCTCCCACCCCAAGGAGGAGTTTTGGGTGGCGTGGGCCCCGTCCTCTTGGCTCGTGGGAACGGTGCGCCCAAGAGAGTCAGTCTCGTGGACTCAAACCCGACGAGCCCAGCGCCGATGAGTGCCAGGGCGCCCAAGGAGCTGAGGCTGGCTCTGCCGCCGTGTCTCCTCAACCGGACCTTTGCTTCCCCCACCGCCGGCGGCAGCGGCAACGTGAGCGCCCGTGGCCCGGGcgcaggcggcggcggcggcggcggcacctGCATCACGCAGGTGGGACAGCAGCTCTTCCAGTCCTTCTCCTCCACGCTGGTGCTGATCGTCCTGGTCACCCTCATTTTCTGCCTCATCGTGCTGTCCCTCTCCACCTTCCACATCCACAAGCGTAGGATGAAGAAGCGGAAGATGCAGCGGGCTCAGGAGGAGTACGAGCGGGATCACTGCAGCGGCAACCGGGGCGGCGGGGCGCTGCCCCCAGCCGGCGGCCAGGCTCCAGCCCACGCGAAAGAGACCCGTCTGGAGAGGCAGCCCCGGGACTTGGCCCTCCGGGCCCCGTCCGGCGCCGGCGCCTCCTCTCCGCCCCCTGGCCTCCTGTGCCAGGGCCCCTGtgctcctccacctcctccacctGCCCCCGGTCCACGAGGAGCACGCGCAGCCTCCTCCTGTTTGGACCAAGCTGGCGAGGGCCTCTTGCAGACGGTGGTACTGTCCTGA